From Nerophis lumbriciformis linkage group LG11, RoL_Nlum_v2.1, whole genome shotgun sequence, one genomic window encodes:
- the LOC133610034 gene encoding ras-related protein Rab-5C-like: MASRDGGATRPNSATAAANKDFQFKLVLLGESAVGKSSLVLRFVKGLFHEYQESTIGAAYQNKTVSLDDVTVKFDIWDTAGQERYHSLAPMYYRGAQAAIIVYDITNVETFARAQNWVKELQRQANSKIVMALAGNKADMADKRAVEHQEAQAYADKNGLLFMETSAKTGLYIDDLFMAIASKLPKNDPEGGRTRAGVDLHETNRNRSSKCCNTLVCGSNSGSN; this comes from the exons ATGGCGAGCCGCGACGGAGGAGCAACCAGGCCCAACAGCGCTACGGCAGCAGCTAACAAAGATTTCCAGTTCAAGCTGGTGCTGCTGGGGGAGTCGGCGGTGGGCAAGTCGAGTTTGGTGCTGCGCTTTGTTAAAGGCCTGTTCCACGAATACCAGGAAAGTACCATCGGAG CTGCCTACCAGAATAAGACCGTCAGCTTGGATGACGTCACGGTCAAGTTTGACATCTGGGACACGGCGGGTCAAGAGCGCTACCACAGCTTGGCCCCCATGTATTACAGAGGAGCGCAGGCGGCCATCATTGTCTATGACATCACCAATGTG GAGACGTTTGCACGTGCTCAGAATTGGGTGAAGGAGCTGCAGAGACAAGCCAACTCCAAGATCGTGATGGCTTTGGCTGGCAACAAGGCAGACATGGCGGACAAGAGAGCGGTGGAGCATCAG GAGGCGCAAGCATACGCTGACAAAAATGGCCTCCTCTTCATGGAGACCTCCGCCAAGACTGGCCTTTATATCGACGACCTATTTATGGCCATTG CCAGCAAGCTACCAAAGAATGACCCTGAGGGAGGTCGCACCAGGGCTGGAGTGGATCTGCACGAGACCAATCGGAACCGCAGCAGCAAGTGTTGTAACACTCTTGTGTGCGGAAGCAACAGCGGCAGCAATTAG